The following are encoded in a window of Phaseolus vulgaris cultivar G19833 chromosome 3, P. vulgaris v2.0, whole genome shotgun sequence genomic DNA:
- the LOC137807923 gene encoding cytochrome P450 71A1-like, translating to MLQLGQMPTPTLVVSSVDVVREIIKSHDLAFSDRPQNTASNILLYGCTDVGFSLYGENWRLKRKIFVHELLSTKRVQSFGVIREEEVAELVKKLRDASGNDASYVNLSEMIMSTSNNIVCKCALGRKFGGDGYSRVKELARETMIYIGAFTVRDYFPWLGWVDVVTGKIKKYKETARAMDALFEEAIEERLRARKEGEHSNMKDFLDILLKITEDNNMLGFQFTRNDIKALITDMFLGGTDTTSSALEWAMCELVRNPMIMKKAQEEVRTVVGHKSKVEESDVNKMQYLKCVMKETLRIHPPTPL from the exons ATGTTGCAGTTGGGACAGATGCCAACTCCAACCCTTGTGGTTTCATCTGTAGACGTGGTCAGGGAAATAATCAAAAGCCATGACCTAGCCTTTTCGGACCGACCCCAAAACACTGCTTCAAATATCTTACTCTATGGATGCACAGATGTTGGCTTTTCACTCTATGGAGAAAACTGGAgactgaaaagaaaaatatttgtgCATGAACTTCTGAGCACCAAAAGGGTACAATCATTTGGAGTCATCAGGGAGGAAGAAGTTGCGGAGTTGGTGAAGAAGCTACGTGATGCAAGCGGGAATGATGCTAGCTACGTGAATCTAAGTGAGATGATTATGTCAACATCAAATAATATCGTGTGTAAATGTGCTCTTGGAAGGAAGTTTGGCGGAGATGGTTACAGTAGAGTGAAAGAGTTAGCAAGGGAAACCATGATTTATATCGGAGCTTTCACTGTGCGAGATTACTTCCCTTGGTTGGGTTGGGTTGACGTGGTCACtggaaaaattaagaaatacaAGGAGACTGCTAGAGCAATGGATGCTTTATTTGAAGAGGCAATTGAAGAACGTTTGAGGGCGAGAAAGGAGGGTGAACACTCCAACATGAAAGACTTCTTGGATATTCTACTCAAAATTACTGAGGATAACAACATGCTGGGCTTTCAGTTTACCAGAAATGACATCAAAGCGCTTATAACG GACATGTTTCTGGGAGGCACTGACACAACTTCATCGGCGTTAGAATGGGCTATGTGTGAGCTTGTGAGAAATCCAATGATAATGAAAAAAGCACAAGAAGAAGTGAGAACAGTTGTAGGCCATAAATCAAAGGTTGAAGAAAGTGATGTTAATAAAATGCAGTACTTAAAGTGCGTGATGAAAGAAACTCTAAGAATACACCCTCCAACTCCTCTTTAG
- the LOC137807924 gene encoding serine/threonine-protein kinase AFC2 isoform X1: MEMERVFEFPHSHMDRRPRKRARLGWDIPEVPKAQVGLFCGQDVGAISSYAPSRGPSEHTTCSLFVKAVAQNGSPPWRDDDKDGHYMFALGENLTSRYKIHSKMGEGTFGQVLECWDRERKEMVAIKIVRGIKKYREAAMIEIEVLQQLGKHDKGGNRCVQIRNWFDYRNHICIVFEKLGPSLYDFLRKNNYRSFPIDLVREIGRQLLECIAFMHDLRMIHTDLKPENILLVSPEYVKVPDYKSSSRSPSTYFKRVPKSSAIKVIDFGSTTYEREDQTYIVSTRHYRAPEVILGLGWSYPCDIWSVGCILVELCTVCLDLSKPFIRRLIILLFYTITCKFLLQGEALFQTHENLEHLAMMERVLGPLPQHMLKRVDRNADKYVRRGRLDWPEGATSRESIKAVMKLPRLQNLVMQHVDHSAGDLIHLLQGLLRFDPSERLTAKEALRYPFFMRDHFRR, from the exons ATGGAGATGGAACGCGTCTTCGAATTTCCTCACTCTCACATGGATCGGCGACCGAGAAAGAGAGCGAGGTTGGGCTGGGACATTCCTGAGGTCCCTAAG GCTCAGGTAGGATTGTTTTGTGGACAAGATGTTGGGGCTATTTCAAGCTATGCTCCTTCAAGGGGTCCCTCAGAACATACCACTTGTTCCCTATTTGTTAAGGCTGTTGCTCAAAATGGTTCTCCCCCTTGGCGAGATGATGACAAAGATGGACATTACATGTTTGCGCTTGGAGAAAATTTAACTTCTCGCT ATAAGATCCATAGCAAAATGGGCGAAGGAACTTTTGGGCAGGTCTTAGAATGCTGGGACCGAGAAAGGAAGGAAATGGTTGCAATTAAAATTGTTCGTGGGATAAAGAAGTATCGAGAAGCAGCCATGATAGAAATTGAGGTGTTGCAGCAGCTTGGTAAACATGACAAAGGGGGCAATCG TTGTGTGCAAATACGGAACTGGTTTGACTATCGTAATCATATCTGTATT GTGTTTGAGAAACTTGGACCAAGCTTATACGATTTTCTTCGGAAAAACAATTATCGCTCATTTCCCATTGATCTTGTCCGCGAGATTGGCAGACAACTATTGGAATGTATAGCAT TCATGCATGATTTGCGTATGATTCATACTGATCTGAAGCCTGAAAACATATTACTAGTTTCACCAGAGTATGTCAAAGTGCCTGACTACAAG AGTTCATCTAGATCACCAAGTACCTATTTCAAGAGGGTTCCCAAATCTAGTGCCATAAAGGTTATTGATTTTGGCAGCACCACTTACGAGCGAGAAGATCAGACTTACATTGTATCAACTCGTCATTATAGAGCTCCTGAAGTTATCCTCG GACTTGGCTGGAGCTATCCATGTGATATATGGAGTGTAGGATGTATATTGGTTGAATTATGCACGGTATGTTTGGACCTTTCAAAACCATTTATACGTAGATTGATTAtccttttattttatactataaCTTGTAAATTTCTTTTACAGGGCGAAGCTTTATTTCAGACTCATGAAAATTTAGAACATCTTGCTATGATGGAAAGGGTACTTGGCCCTTTACCACAGCACATGTTGAAGAGAGTCGA CCGAAATGCCGACAAGTATGTTAGGAGGGGTAGATTAGACTGGCCCGAGGGTGCAACCTCGAGGGAGAGTATCAAAGCTGTAATGAAGCTTCCTAGGCTTCAG AACCTTGTAATGCAACATGTAGATCATTCAGCAGGCGATCTCATACATCTGTTGCAGGGATTACTTAGATTTGATCCCTCTGAAAGACTTACAGCCAAGGAAGCCCTTAGATATCCCTTCTTTATGAGAGATCACTTTAGGAGATAA
- the LOC137807928 gene encoding manganese-dependent ADP-ribose/CDP-alcohol diphosphatase-like, whose product MGSTNGLVAAKGKQPLFSFGLISDVQYADIPDGRSFLGVPRYYRHSILVLQRAVKEWNANKKHKFVINLGDIVDGYCPKDQSLSTVKKIVDEFEMFNGPVYHLIGNHCLYNLPRSKLLPLLKIQSFGSHAYYDFSPVPEYRFVVLDGYDISAIGWPQDHPKTLEALKFLRQKNPNDDKNSPTGLVGLERRFLMFNGAVGKEQMEWLSSVLQEATKLEQKVVICCHMPLDPVASSNEALLWNYDEVMNLIHRYTCVKLCLSGHDHKGGYSIDSHGIHHRVIEAALECPAGTDAFGYAEVFDDRISLYGTGRMLSTDIYFHSSADLR is encoded by the coding sequence ATGGGTTCTACTAACGGACTGGTTGCCGCAAAGGGGAAACAGCCTCTATTTTCTTTTGGATTGATATCTGACGTGCAGTATGCTGACATTCCTGATGGTAGGTCATTTCTTGGTGTTCCACGTTACTATAGGCACAGCATTCTTGTGTTACAGAGAGCAGTAAAAGAATGGAATGCTAATAAGAAACACAAGTTTGTGATAAATTTGGGAGATATTGTTGATGGATACTGTCCAAAAGATCAATCTCTTAGCACTGTAAAGAAAATTGTGGATGAATTTGAGATGTTCAATGGACCGGTGTATCATTTGATTGGCAATCACTGCCTTTACAATCTGCCTCGGAGTAAGTTGCTTCCATTATTGAAGATCCAGAGTTTTGGAAGCCATGCTTACTATGACTTCTCGCCAGTTCCAGAATATAGATTTGTAGTCCTTGATGGCTATGACATAAGTGCAATTGGCTGGCCTCAAGATCATCCAAAAACGTTGGAGGCCTTGAAATTCCTGCGGCAAAAGAATCCGAACGATGACAAGAACAGTCCAACAGGTTTGGTGGGCCTTGAAAGAAGGTTTCTTATGTTCAATGGGGCTGTTGGAAAGGAACAAATGGAATGGTTGAGTAGTGTTCTTCAGGAAGCAACAAAATTGGAACAGAAGGTAGTGATATGTTGCCATATGCCTCTAGATCCTGTTGCATCATCCAATGAGGCATTGTTATGGAATTATGATGAAGTGATGAATTTGATACACAGATACACTTGTGTGAAGTTGTGTCTATCTGGACATGATCACAAAGGAGGATATTCCATCGATTCCCATGGAATTCACCATAGAGTTATTGAAGCTGCCCTGGAATGTCCAGCTGGAACGGACGCGTTTGGATATGCTGAAGTTTTTGACGACAGAATATCACTTTATGGTACGGGCAGAATGCTAAGTACAGACATTTATTTTCACTCTTCAGCAGATTTGAGATGA
- the LOC137807929 gene encoding high-affinity nitrate transporter 3.1 has product MAAHGLVVASLLIFCLAGSCYGKVHFSSLKNTLDVTASPKQGQVLEAGTDKITVTWALNKTVSTGADSAYKTIKVKLCYAPISQKDRAWRKTEEELSRDKTCQHKIVAKPYDASNKTVQRFEWVIEKDIPKATYFVRAYAFNSNDEEVAFGQTTDAKKSSNLFDINSISGRHASLDICSICFSAFSVVSLFVFFYIEKRQGKASSRK; this is encoded by the exons ATGGCAGCACATGGGCTTGTGGTAGCATCACTTCTAATTTTCTGTTTGGCTGGAAGTTGCTATGGAAAGGTTCACTTTTCTTCCCTCAAAAACACCCTTGATGTCACAGCTTCCCCCAAGCAGGGACAAG TTCTGGAGGCTGGAACAGACAAAATCACCGTGACATGGGCTCTGAACAAGACCGTATCAACTGGAGCAGACTCTGCCTACAAAACCATTAAGGTGAAGCTGTGCTACGCGCCCATTAGCCAAAAGGACCGCGCGTGGAGAAAGACCGAGGAGGAGCTCTCCAGGGACAAGACATGCCAGCACAAGATCGTGGCCAAACCCTACGACGCTTCCAACAAAACCGTGCAGAGGTTCGAGTGGGTGATCGAGAAGGACATACCCAAAGCCACGTACTTCGTACGCGCCTACGCGTTTAACTCTAACGACGAGGAAGTGGCTTTTGGGCAGACGACGGACGCGAAGAAGAGCAGCAACTTGTTTGATATCAACTCAATCAGCGGGCGCCACGCGTCCCTTGATATCTGCTCCATTTGCTTCAGTGCTTTCTCCGTCGTGTCTCTCTTTGTGTTCTTCTATATTGAGAAGCGACAGGGAAAGGCTTCTTCCCGGAAGTGA
- the LOC137807924 gene encoding serine/threonine-protein kinase AFC2 isoform X3, with translation MGEGTFGQVLECWDRERKEMVAIKIVRGIKKYREAAMIEIEVLQQLGKHDKGGNRCVQIRNWFDYRNHICIVFEKLGPSLYDFLRKNNYRSFPIDLVREIGRQLLECIAFMHDLRMIHTDLKPENILLVSPEYVKVPDYKSSSRSPSTYFKRVPKSSAIKVIDFGSTTYEREDQTYIVSTRHYRAPEVILGLGWSYPCDIWSVGCILVELCTGEALFQTHENLEHLAMMERVLGPLPQHMLKRVDRNADKYVRRGRLDWPEGATSRESIKAVMKLPRLQNLVMQHVDHSAGDLIHLLQGLLRFDPSERLTAKEALRYPFFMRDHFRR, from the exons ATGGGCGAAGGAACTTTTGGGCAGGTCTTAGAATGCTGGGACCGAGAAAGGAAGGAAATGGTTGCAATTAAAATTGTTCGTGGGATAAAGAAGTATCGAGAAGCAGCCATGATAGAAATTGAGGTGTTGCAGCAGCTTGGTAAACATGACAAAGGGGGCAATCG TTGTGTGCAAATACGGAACTGGTTTGACTATCGTAATCATATCTGTATT GTGTTTGAGAAACTTGGACCAAGCTTATACGATTTTCTTCGGAAAAACAATTATCGCTCATTTCCCATTGATCTTGTCCGCGAGATTGGCAGACAACTATTGGAATGTATAGCAT TCATGCATGATTTGCGTATGATTCATACTGATCTGAAGCCTGAAAACATATTACTAGTTTCACCAGAGTATGTCAAAGTGCCTGACTACAAG AGTTCATCTAGATCACCAAGTACCTATTTCAAGAGGGTTCCCAAATCTAGTGCCATAAAGGTTATTGATTTTGGCAGCACCACTTACGAGCGAGAAGATCAGACTTACATTGTATCAACTCGTCATTATAGAGCTCCTGAAGTTATCCTCG GACTTGGCTGGAGCTATCCATGTGATATATGGAGTGTAGGATGTATATTGGTTGAATTATGCACG GGCGAAGCTTTATTTCAGACTCATGAAAATTTAGAACATCTTGCTATGATGGAAAGGGTACTTGGCCCTTTACCACAGCACATGTTGAAGAGAGTCGA CCGAAATGCCGACAAGTATGTTAGGAGGGGTAGATTAGACTGGCCCGAGGGTGCAACCTCGAGGGAGAGTATCAAAGCTGTAATGAAGCTTCCTAGGCTTCAG AACCTTGTAATGCAACATGTAGATCATTCAGCAGGCGATCTCATACATCTGTTGCAGGGATTACTTAGATTTGATCCCTCTGAAAGACTTACAGCCAAGGAAGCCCTTAGATATCCCTTCTTTATGAGAGATCACTTTAGGAGATAA
- the LOC137807924 gene encoding serine/threonine-protein kinase AFC2 isoform X4: MTKGAIVMHDLRMIHTDLKPENILLVSPEYVKVPDYKSSSRSPSTYFKRVPKSSAIKVIDFGSTTYEREDQTYIVSTRHYRAPEVILGLGWSYPCDIWSVGCILVELCTGEALFQTHENLEHLAMMERVLGPLPQHMLKRVDRNADKYVRRGRLDWPEGATSRESIKAVMKLPRLQNLVMQHVDHSAGDLIHLLQGLLRFDPSERLTAKEALRYPFFMRDHFRR, translated from the exons ATGACAAAGGGGGCAATCG TCATGCATGATTTGCGTATGATTCATACTGATCTGAAGCCTGAAAACATATTACTAGTTTCACCAGAGTATGTCAAAGTGCCTGACTACAAG AGTTCATCTAGATCACCAAGTACCTATTTCAAGAGGGTTCCCAAATCTAGTGCCATAAAGGTTATTGATTTTGGCAGCACCACTTACGAGCGAGAAGATCAGACTTACATTGTATCAACTCGTCATTATAGAGCTCCTGAAGTTATCCTCG GACTTGGCTGGAGCTATCCATGTGATATATGGAGTGTAGGATGTATATTGGTTGAATTATGCACG GGCGAAGCTTTATTTCAGACTCATGAAAATTTAGAACATCTTGCTATGATGGAAAGGGTACTTGGCCCTTTACCACAGCACATGTTGAAGAGAGTCGA CCGAAATGCCGACAAGTATGTTAGGAGGGGTAGATTAGACTGGCCCGAGGGTGCAACCTCGAGGGAGAGTATCAAAGCTGTAATGAAGCTTCCTAGGCTTCAG AACCTTGTAATGCAACATGTAGATCATTCAGCAGGCGATCTCATACATCTGTTGCAGGGATTACTTAGATTTGATCCCTCTGAAAGACTTACAGCCAAGGAAGCCCTTAGATATCCCTTCTTTATGAGAGATCACTTTAGGAGATAA
- the LOC137807921 gene encoding uncharacterized protein, which produces MDRRLGRETKGSLSLQKKMAEARRRENTAPDLSDFMNDMFFGTVDHVDDKAYDLTGNKGVSVEEDEEEDEGFDDSTRSNSARLTQEWLQEARLVMGSSPNRCGSPGRLSGSPRFAAAQPPSPLSSLDHRDSLSRTRSARRYRTGVGISDEILSKTARHTRNKSDTFAQPSSDGSPATAVHNWFSNILKPTNNNNTQPPPSPPDSTLLTSLPPRQHHSRKSRFQTEPSAAPHSQGIQPPNSRRTFKTSAPENPREDSIPLSPPRNLVESAHRRTILSSTCSRERMASRHVVTKGEEACLNGFLKDQRTLLQKISTGECHANAQIVLSGPSNGTASMVAAICHAWVLDYRQREKEGGVVVAPVMNVKRGSMWKLKQAAWLFHHAGLDATSLLFTDEVDMESLLMTGQLSVLVVGQDVLSTTGEVGSQCTVVTDNYCEDAYDLLENPVLKKLLLAGILLDTQNLKSSAAISMTRDAEAVQLLLAGSAPNYRYALFDQLMQDQKTASFVEALNHNYGKSPDESEENSEGNMKNKVGERKSSSISSSKTNSFDTRSSKACKVSPNPVKLVTPPLLSPSLPPTPQHAEKEVPRGKNKFFLARWFGFGSK; this is translated from the exons ATGGATCGAAGGTTGGGCAGAGAAACCAAAGGGTCTCTAAGCCTACAAAAAAAGATGGCGGAGGCACGGCGTAGGGAGAACACGGCGCCGGACCTCAGCGACTTCATGAACGACATGTTTTTCGGGACAGTGGATCACGTGGACGACAAAGCCTACGACCTCACAGGTAATAAAGGAGTGAGCGTGGAGGAGGATGAGGAGGAGGACGAAGGGTTCGACGACAGCACTAGAAGCAACAGTGCAAGGTTGACGCAAGAGTGGCTACAAGAGGCACGACTAGTCATGGGTTCCTCTCCTAACCGCTGTGGCTCTCCGGGTCGTCTTTCAGGGTCCCCAAGGTTTGCAGCAGCACAACCACCCTCACCCCTTTCCTCGTTGGACCACAGAGACTCTCTCTCTAGAACTAGGTCTGCACGAAG ATACAGAACAGGGGTAGGGATCAGTGATGAGATACTGTCGAAAACAGCAAGACACACTCGTAACAAATCCGACACTTTCGCTCAACCTTCATCGGATGGATCCCCTGCAACGGCCGTCCACAACTGGTTCTCCAACATCCTCAAACCGACCAACAACAATAACACACAACCACCTCCTTCTCCTCCAGATTCTACCCTTTTAACATCTCTCCCTCCACGTCAGCATCATTCTCGAAAGTCACGCTTCCAAACCGAGCCCTCTGCTGCTCCTCACTCGCAGGGGATCCAACCTCCCAACTCCAGGCGAACCTTCAAGACTTCTGCGCCGGAGAATCCGAGGGAGGATTCCATTCCTCTTTCGCCGCCCAGGAACCTCGTCGAGTCCGCTCACCGGAGGACCATATTGTCTTCGACGTGCTCGCGGGAGAGGATGGCGTCGAGGCATGTTGTCACCAAGGGAGAGGAAGCATGCCTCAACGGCTTTCTCAAAGACCAGAGGACCTTGCTGCAGAAAATCTCCACGGGAGAGTGCCATGCAAACGCGCAAATCGTGCTTTCTGGGCCTTCCAACG GCACGGCGTCGATGGTGGCTGCCATTTGCCACGCCTGGGTCTTGGATTACCGGCAGAGAGAGAAGGAAGGTGGCGTGGTGGTAGCGCCTGTCATGAATGTGAAGCGTGGCTCCATGTGGAAGCTGAAGCAGGCTGCGTGGCTATTTCACCATGCTGGTCTTGATGCCACCTCGTTGCTTTTCACTGATGAG GTGGACATGGAAAGCCTTTTGATGACTGGCCAACTGAGCGTCCTCGTGGTTGGACAAGATGTCTTGAGCACTACTGGCGAG GTTGGATCCCAATGCACGGTTGTTACTGATAATTACTGTGAGGATGCCTATGATTTACTTGAAAACCCTGTGCTGAAGAAACTATTG CTTGCCGGTATTCTGCTGGACACACAGAATCTAAAATCATCTGCGGCAATATCGATGACAAGAGATGCAGAGGCAGTCCAGTTGTTATTGGCTGGCTCAGCCCCAAATTACAGATATGCATTATTTGATCAAT TGATGCAAGACCAGAAAACGGCTTCTTTTGTCGAAGCTTTGAACCATAACTACGGCAAGTCTCCTGATGAAA GTGAAGAAAACAGTGAAGGAAACATGAAGAATAAAGTTGGCGAGAGAAAGTCAAGCTCTATATCAAGTTCAAAAACAAATTCCTTCGACACAAGAAGTTCTAAAGCTTGCAAGGTTTCCCCAAATCCAG TCAAACTCGTTACGCCACCTTTGCTATCTCCTTCTCTGCCAC
- the LOC137807924 gene encoding serine/threonine-protein kinase AFC2 isoform X2: MEMERVFEFPHSHMDRRPRKRARLGWDIPEVPKAQVGLFCGQDVGAISSYAPSRGPSEHTTCSLFVKAVAQNGSPPWRDDDKDGHYMFALGENLTSRYKIHSKMGEGTFGQVLECWDRERKEMVAIKIVRGIKKYREAAMIEIEVLQQLGKHDKGGNRCVQIRNWFDYRNHICIVFEKLGPSLYDFLRKNNYRSFPIDLVREIGRQLLECIAFMHDLRMIHTDLKPENILLVSPEYVKVPDYKSSSRSPSTYFKRVPKSSAIKVIDFGSTTYEREDQTYIVSTRHYRAPEVILGLGWSYPCDIWSVGCILVELCTGEALFQTHENLEHLAMMERVLGPLPQHMLKRVDRNADKYVRRGRLDWPEGATSRESIKAVMKLPRLQNLVMQHVDHSAGDLIHLLQGLLRFDPSERLTAKEALRYPFFMRDHFRR, translated from the exons ATGGAGATGGAACGCGTCTTCGAATTTCCTCACTCTCACATGGATCGGCGACCGAGAAAGAGAGCGAGGTTGGGCTGGGACATTCCTGAGGTCCCTAAG GCTCAGGTAGGATTGTTTTGTGGACAAGATGTTGGGGCTATTTCAAGCTATGCTCCTTCAAGGGGTCCCTCAGAACATACCACTTGTTCCCTATTTGTTAAGGCTGTTGCTCAAAATGGTTCTCCCCCTTGGCGAGATGATGACAAAGATGGACATTACATGTTTGCGCTTGGAGAAAATTTAACTTCTCGCT ATAAGATCCATAGCAAAATGGGCGAAGGAACTTTTGGGCAGGTCTTAGAATGCTGGGACCGAGAAAGGAAGGAAATGGTTGCAATTAAAATTGTTCGTGGGATAAAGAAGTATCGAGAAGCAGCCATGATAGAAATTGAGGTGTTGCAGCAGCTTGGTAAACATGACAAAGGGGGCAATCG TTGTGTGCAAATACGGAACTGGTTTGACTATCGTAATCATATCTGTATT GTGTTTGAGAAACTTGGACCAAGCTTATACGATTTTCTTCGGAAAAACAATTATCGCTCATTTCCCATTGATCTTGTCCGCGAGATTGGCAGACAACTATTGGAATGTATAGCAT TCATGCATGATTTGCGTATGATTCATACTGATCTGAAGCCTGAAAACATATTACTAGTTTCACCAGAGTATGTCAAAGTGCCTGACTACAAG AGTTCATCTAGATCACCAAGTACCTATTTCAAGAGGGTTCCCAAATCTAGTGCCATAAAGGTTATTGATTTTGGCAGCACCACTTACGAGCGAGAAGATCAGACTTACATTGTATCAACTCGTCATTATAGAGCTCCTGAAGTTATCCTCG GACTTGGCTGGAGCTATCCATGTGATATATGGAGTGTAGGATGTATATTGGTTGAATTATGCACG GGCGAAGCTTTATTTCAGACTCATGAAAATTTAGAACATCTTGCTATGATGGAAAGGGTACTTGGCCCTTTACCACAGCACATGTTGAAGAGAGTCGA CCGAAATGCCGACAAGTATGTTAGGAGGGGTAGATTAGACTGGCCCGAGGGTGCAACCTCGAGGGAGAGTATCAAAGCTGTAATGAAGCTTCCTAGGCTTCAG AACCTTGTAATGCAACATGTAGATCATTCAGCAGGCGATCTCATACATCTGTTGCAGGGATTACTTAGATTTGATCCCTCTGAAAGACTTACAGCCAAGGAAGCCCTTAGATATCCCTTCTTTATGAGAGATCACTTTAGGAGATAA